The DNA window GGTCTTGATGGAGTTAAGACAGCTTCATGCAATAATATATATTCGGTGTCACTTACATCCAGAAAACCACCCGAAAGCCTTGAAGGAGCTCCTTATATAGTTGAAAACAATATCGACCTTGAGAACCTTAAAAACGAAACGGTTGTTTTTGAAGGGTCTGCAGCAGAAGCTGTAAAAATGTTTCCTGCAAATGTTAATGTGGCAGCAACATTAAGTCTTTCAGGAATAGGATTTGATGAAACAAGTGTAAAAATTATAGCAGATCCCGGTGCTGAGAAAAATATACACAATGTAACAGTAAAAGGTAATTTTGGTGAATTTACTACAAGAGTAGAAAATCTTCCATCACCTACAAATCCAAAAACAAGTTATCTGGCAAGTTTATCTGCTATCGCCACTCTGAAAAATATAGTAAATCCCCTTCAGGTGGGGACATGATAATGGATAAGTTTTTATGTGGGCATGATTATTGTAATTTTAAATAATAGGCTTTTAATAATCAACTAAATCAGTTCATCAAGTGGTTTCATGCAGGATAAACAATCCATTACTGATAATATAAATAAACTGAAAAATGAAAAAAATGCAGTAATACTTGCCCATAACTATCAAAGAGATGAAATACAGGATATTGCAGATTTTGTTGGAGATTCACTGGGACTCAGTCGGGAAGCAGTGAAGCAAGATGCCGATATAATTGTTTTTTGTGGTGTCGATTTCATGGCTGAAAGTGCTGCAATACTCAGCCCTGAAAAGACGGTTATAATGCCAGAAATTGATGCTGGTTGTCCGATGGCTGCAATGGTGACCCCGAAATCACTTCGTGAAAAAAGGGAAGAATATCCGGATGCTGCAGTAGTTTGTTATGTAAATACATCAGCTGCGGTTAAAGCAGAATGTGATATCTGTTGCACATCCGCTAACGCTGTTAATGTTATAAACTCTTTGGATGAAGATACGATAATATTTGTACCTGATAAAAACCTTGCAAATTTTGTTGCTTCTCAAACTGACAAGACTATAATACC is part of the Methanohalobium evestigatum Z-7303 genome and encodes:
- the nadA gene encoding quinolinate synthase NadA produces the protein MQDKQSITDNINKLKNEKNAVILAHNYQRDEIQDIADFVGDSLGLSREAVKQDADIIVFCGVDFMAESAAILSPEKTVIMPEIDAGCPMAAMVTPKSLREKREEYPDAAVVCYVNTSAAVKAECDICCTSANAVNVINSLDEDTIIFVPDKNLANFVASQTDKTIIPWEGYCPTHHQILAGDVLLMKEQHPNAEFLAHPECRKDVLEIADKILSTTGMVNYVQQSDSKEFIIGTENGILHRLDKENPDKTFYHASQYAICPNMKMITLDSVQKSLEKMEYKIEVPEDIRKKAKRALDKMLEVKRSK
- a CDS encoding aspartate dehydrogenase, with amino-acid sequence MLKLGIVGCGAIGTEICKAVDEGSIESELVAVYDRNKEHLSSLQSSLLNTEPVVYELQEMVKHVDLVVESASQNAAYEIVTTALESSCDVMVMSVGAFVDKNFREKVTDIAKQKGCKIYLPSGALVGLDGVKTASCNNIYSVSLTSRKPPESLEGAPYIVENNIDLENLKNETVVFEGSAAEAVKMFPANVNVAATLSLSGIGFDETSVKIIADPGAEKNIHNVTVKGNFGEFTTRVENLPSPTNPKTSYLASLSAIATLKNIVNPLQVGT